From Staphylococcus delphini, one genomic window encodes:
- a CDS encoding DNA translocase FtsK — MSWFDQLFGEDDKDQSSQRSTRRRKSEATREEKHASFVQQSQDVYQRPRGKFRFPIEMHDETVERQQQQTDATQAHDVTMHTKPHERRPSFTVDRQHRRHRGVQQAHYYEKQQTRGSNSTYSHSHQNDYTFAAQSTQRSKKAKRHIDNDVVKPNYHQKPFQASEVPSAIFGTKQPKKIKNSGLNQPPGARKAMPQSQKNERAAQKSTPQVQSTTTQNQTSQRAGTSKSPARRQNTIHIDNIYASQIVEEIRREREKKMLQKKNFKEALKKKRESYEQHANPNIQKAIDEMYSAQARQLLGDQYAESVDEPISEEGYNEETVDVTTEQNDDASTLTSDFEYEEVDLSDVEAENGDDNDTFTNEEATKNNFDIEEVPLDNVSQSSQVDDVQQYRDTHAYTTTSDEITADKAETDVSDIEFEVVEVEDDASHDELDSDETDNDETDNDETDNEQVDNADDGDAVDTPVHDNDINEQPGQQADGMPKLEPELKPELVQSKQTYEKTAEEVEPSQDDRVTVEQPSEAPKASQQTEQPKPYKVPIRKGSKPFNVVMTPSDKKRLMSRQQQAKKEGVKVQPTPTAPEQPVRPVQPVEQQSSSQMAAEHVHNETQTEGSQQPQSQQEVKTIRRGPNLKLPSLDLLEAPEEHEQDENWIAEKKEELNNAFYYFNVPAEVVNVVEGPSVTRFELSVERGVKVSRITALQDDIKMALAAKDIRIEAPIPGTSLVGIEVPNPHTTKVNISSILSHSAFKNAESKLTVAMGNRINNEPLLMDIAKTPHALIAGATGSGKSVSINSILISLLYRNHPEELRLLLIDPKMVELAPYNGLPHLVAPVITDVKAATQSLKWAVDEMERRFKLFAHHHVRNISAFNNKVSYDQRIPKIVIVIDELADLMMMAPQDVEQSIARLAQKARACGIHMLVATQRPSVNVITGLIKANIPTRIAFMVSSSVDSRTILDSGGAERLLGYGDMLYLGSGMNKPIRVQGTFVSDEEIDQVVEFIRAQREPEYLFQEKELLEKNDAPSRDELFDEVCQFMVREQHISTSLIQRHFQIGYNRAARIIDQLEQLGYISGANGSKPRDVYLTESELSEL; from the coding sequence ATGAGCTGGTTTGATCAATTATTTGGTGAGGATGATAAAGACCAATCGTCACAACGTTCAACACGAAGAAGAAAAAGTGAAGCAACACGCGAAGAGAAACATGCGTCTTTCGTTCAACAAAGTCAAGATGTTTATCAACGCCCGCGTGGGAAGTTTCGTTTTCCGATTGAGATGCATGACGAAACGGTGGAACGTCAGCAGCAACAAACAGACGCGACACAAGCACATGATGTGACTATGCATACAAAACCACATGAGCGACGTCCTTCCTTTACGGTTGATCGTCAACATCGTCGACATCGTGGTGTACAACAAGCGCATTATTATGAAAAACAACAGACACGTGGTTCTAATTCAACGTACAGTCATTCTCATCAGAACGACTATACTTTCGCTGCGCAATCTACACAACGTTCAAAAAAAGCAAAACGTCATATTGATAATGATGTTGTTAAACCGAATTATCATCAAAAACCATTTCAAGCGAGTGAAGTACCGTCTGCTATTTTTGGTACGAAACAACCGAAAAAAATTAAAAACAGTGGATTGAATCAACCACCTGGAGCACGTAAAGCCATGCCTCAGTCGCAAAAGAATGAACGTGCAGCCCAAAAATCAACACCACAAGTACAGTCAACAACGACACAAAACCAAACATCACAACGGGCAGGAACATCAAAATCACCGGCACGCCGTCAAAACACCATTCATATCGACAATATTTATGCTTCTCAAATTGTAGAAGAGATACGTCGAGAACGTGAAAAGAAAATGTTGCAGAAGAAAAACTTCAAAGAGGCGCTTAAAAAGAAACGAGAATCTTATGAACAACATGCGAATCCTAATATTCAAAAAGCGATTGATGAAATGTATTCTGCGCAAGCACGTCAATTGTTAGGTGATCAATATGCTGAGTCGGTTGATGAACCCATTTCTGAGGAAGGATACAATGAAGAGACAGTAGATGTAACAACTGAACAAAATGATGATGCGTCTACATTGACGTCTGACTTCGAATATGAAGAGGTCGATTTATCGGACGTTGAGGCTGAAAATGGTGATGATAATGATACGTTCACAAATGAAGAGGCTACTAAAAATAACTTTGATATTGAAGAAGTGCCACTTGACAATGTGTCGCAATCTTCTCAAGTGGATGATGTACAACAATATCGAGATACTCATGCGTATACAACAACGTCAGATGAAATCACAGCGGACAAAGCTGAAACTGACGTATCGGATATTGAGTTTGAAGTCGTTGAAGTTGAAGATGATGCATCACATGATGAATTGGACAGCGATGAGACAGATAATGATGAAACAGATAATGATGAAACAGATAATGAACAGGTCGATAATGCGGATGACGGTGATGCAGTAGATACACCTGTACACGATAATGATATAAACGAACAACCAGGACAACAGGCTGACGGGATGCCGAAACTTGAACCTGAGTTGAAACCAGAACTTGTACAATCTAAACAAACTTATGAAAAAACAGCTGAAGAGGTCGAACCATCACAGGACGATAGGGTAACAGTGGAACAACCGTCTGAAGCGCCTAAAGCCTCCCAACAAACTGAACAACCGAAACCGTATAAAGTACCGATTCGAAAAGGAAGCAAACCGTTTAACGTCGTCATGACACCTTCAGATAAAAAGAGACTGATGTCGCGTCAACAACAGGCGAAAAAAGAGGGTGTAAAAGTGCAACCTACACCAACAGCACCTGAGCAACCGGTGCGTCCTGTACAACCTGTTGAACAACAGTCATCATCTCAAATGGCAGCGGAACATGTACATAACGAAACACAAACAGAAGGCAGTCAGCAGCCACAGTCACAGCAAGAAGTGAAGACGATTCGTCGTGGTCCAAACTTGAAGTTACCGAGTCTTGATTTGCTCGAAGCACCTGAAGAACATGAACAAGATGAAAATTGGATTGCTGAGAAAAAAGAAGAGTTGAACAACGCATTCTACTACTTTAATGTACCTGCAGAAGTCGTGAATGTTGTCGAAGGACCAAGTGTGACGCGTTTTGAATTGTCGGTAGAACGTGGCGTCAAAGTTTCACGTATTACTGCATTGCAAGACGATATTAAGATGGCACTAGCAGCAAAAGATATTCGTATCGAAGCACCGATTCCAGGTACAAGTTTAGTCGGTATTGAAGTGCCAAACCCACATACGACAAAAGTGAATATTAGTTCCATTTTAAGTCACTCAGCGTTCAAAAATGCGGAATCTAAACTGACAGTGGCGATGGGGAATCGTATTAATAATGAACCATTGTTGATGGATATTGCGAAAACACCACACGCTTTAATTGCAGGTGCGACAGGTTCAGGAAAATCTGTATCGATCAATAGTATTTTAATTTCATTATTGTATCGCAATCATCCAGAAGAGCTGAGACTGTTACTTATTGACCCTAAAATGGTAGAACTTGCACCGTATAATGGTTTGCCACATTTAGTTGCGCCTGTCATTACTGATGTGAAAGCTGCTACACAAAGTTTGAAATGGGCTGTTGATGAAATGGAGCGCCGTTTTAAATTGTTTGCACATCACCACGTTCGTAACATTTCTGCATTTAATAACAAAGTCAGTTACGATCAACGGATTCCAAAAATTGTCATCGTGATTGATGAATTGGCTGACCTGATGATGATGGCACCACAAGATGTTGAACAATCCATCGCGCGCTTAGCTCAAAAGGCACGTGCTTGTGGTATTCATATGCTCGTTGCGACACAACGTCCATCAGTGAACGTCATCACAGGATTAATTAAAGCAAATATTCCAACTCGTATTGCATTTATGGTATCATCTAGTGTGGACTCTAGAACAATACTGGATAGTGGCGGTGCTGAACGTTTACTTGGTTATGGTGACATGCTGTATTTAGGAAGTGGTATGAACAAACCGATTAGGGTACAAGGCACATTTGTATCAGATGAAGAAATTGATCAAGTTGTAGAATTCATACGTGCGCAACGTGAGCCAGAATACTTATTCCAAGAAAAAGAGTTGCTAGAAAAAAATGATGCACCGAGCAGAGATGAACTCTTTGATGAAGTGTGCCAGTTTATGGTGAGAGAACAGCACATTTCAACGTCATTAATTCAACGCCATTTCCAAATTGGCTATAACCGTGCAGCGCGCATTATTGATCAACTCGAACAATTAGGTTATATCTCAGGGGCAAATGGTTCTAAACCACGTGATGTTTATTTGACAGAGTCGGAATTAAGTGAGCTTTAA